In Porites lutea chromosome 8, jaPorLute2.1, whole genome shotgun sequence, the genomic stretch cagaagttcacttgatgacaaggaaagcgggataacacgtgatcgatgacggccgtgcgctggaaaatctTCCTCTTTTATGCGCTATTTCCTCACAAAAGTCAAAAGAAGATTCGGCTATGAagaaagtgcttcgcaatacgtattcttggcgagaaaaattccagcgatgtggtgcaaataaggagtttcagcggttaaccacgagaatacatatcgacattaagaggtcataacagactgttactttccgtttgccgaaaggAAACAgtgttttttctcagtttgagctgtcgttttctttgagagtcaaataccagttcacgtttcaaagctctcttttcattatcTCTGCCGACAATGGACAAAAACACGGGGTTTCGCTGGAGAaatgcagtccaaatacacatacatatgcgctcatgtcacgctatttgcgttacgttatcatgtcacacagggtgtcacgaggtgggattgaaagtaattgttttcgtgtagacttgcaatgtttgctacgccgtccttagttttttattgaattgaccaTGAAGTTAcattcacttttccgtagtttcgatattgaacgcaatgacggccgctcctcactaacgctccatatttccgtggccggccagtgactactcccactacgtgtcaatccttaccctacccgtgattgtttgcgccttaacaatccgataaagtgaaaaacgagaaatattcactttattaaaaatattttcagtacgcatacccttgaaattcatcaaaagttgtacatgtgcgcgagtttcagcgtcagttttaagcttgtaaaccatatcgacgttaattctggataccgcagcccttttattacgtcatcacgtaattcgaattggccctataatttggtcgtgaataagtcaatgtcgcCCCCACCagcaataacataattatgtcgttgattcctttaatttcagttaaaatcagtgtcatgcacggctcaacttgtgtgcagtagcacaattttgccttcagacaatgagggacaaaagtgttgacacactgcaaaaataaactccccccaaaatttcgtgccacaagGGTATACTATTGGCAATTAAACGATTAAAGATAGATAAAAGATTGTGAAGGTGTGTTGCGAGGATTGGGACGGTAAGTGGAGTTCTGTATATGTAGAATTATTAAAAGGAGCCCCTTTTTACGTAACCTGATTTCACGCGAATGTTCGTCGGTCCCTACCATGGAAACGGAGGATCCCCAATAGGCTTCTTTCAGTCCCGTAATCCCGACCAAATATTTCGTACAATCCtgtaatcccgagggttattttAGGCATCCCACCTCTTGCGCATACCTTCAATCCCGAAACTCGCCCCgattttgctttcaaatccTAAGTCCCAAGTTTCAAATAAAGTAAATCCCGGGTCGCAAGAAACCTATTTGGGGCCCTCGAAACGACTGGCAGTTAGATGCCACATTCAAATGATGAATCCTGGTGATGGCCACCTCGCATTTGTGTAGTTAAGGATTAAGAAGTGGTGGGAACATTTTAGAAAAAAGGCAGGAAGAAGGGCGCAGATGGTAGCAGGCTGCAGGATATACTAATTCACAGAGGACAGACGGAAAATTGTGATTGCTAGAAATATCTATATTAAGTTGTAGCTGTTCATCAGTATAAATCATGAAATGAAAACGTTGCtgtaaggggggaggggaggagggttTGGTAAATTGTGCGTGCCTCTGGAAAAATTCCAGCTAACCCCCTGATGACCatccaaaaaataatgaacgGCTATCATCCAACCCCACATCAATCATGCAACAGGAGTAACATCGTACGAaacttttattgtttattagTGAGAACGGAACTAGCCTAGGGCAGCAAGAAAGACACAGCTGTCAATAGAGTACAAGGTGATGATAAAACATTtgctctctctcttttttactCATGGTGTTTTCAATAATTACCACACATGCCGCACAAGAACTTGGATCACCTCAACGTTACTTTCATTAACTGCACGGCTACAAAATCTTTACACTGACAAGAGAGAAGTGCTTGTAAAACAGACCTTGTTGCTTTTGAAAGCCTTAAATTATAACGTCatcaaagaaggtgtgtcaaccGCTGGTAATAGATGGTGATGTCACttaatgtttcaaaaacaacGCGAAGAATCAATGTAAATCTTTTCCCATATGACTATCACAACAACGTCAAAAGCACAAGACCATGACATGATCTATCTACACAGCAttgcttttaatatttttggcTATTCTATACCACGAAATTCTTAAAATACTTCAGTCTATTCTCTAGCTAGATTTTTGAAAGACCAAATATTGTCGTTCCGCCAGTTTTTTATCGCAAAAACTACAGCATCTCCAGccaatataaaaactaagagtgcaaccattgtgttttcttttctccGCCTTCCTTTCTCCCACCTCCCTCTATTTTCGTAAGTCCctctccttttcctttcttaGTATGATTTTATATAGCTTATCAGACGCAAGAATTAAGAAACGAGCGTTTTGGCTTTCTTCAATCAAGAGGCTGCAATTTTCGCTAgctatgttttcaaaaatccagctacATTATACTTATATTAAACTATCCTAAGAATGCAACTTACAGTGGATTCGCCATAAAGACTCATAAAGTAAAACatgcaataaataaataaactgagtAAATAAGAGATTCTTTGTAAACACAATGACCCTCGTGTTTTCTCTTTCTGTActtattaaccctttaggtcccaagactgaccaacatcaatattctcctaacaacatcagtaTATCTCCAAGAGTGAAGGTTATGAGAaagaataaaatgatcactaaagagagAACGCTATGATCGTAAACCAAGTTCTCTCAACTATCCTTAAAAGAAATAtgtggagatcagtttggagaatttgtgtatgtggatcttggggcttaaagggtaaaGTACAAGGAACCATTGAGGGTAACTAGTTAAACAGCGAGTTCGAAATGAAGCGATCTACGTCAAGCGGTACTACCCTACTGCCAGCAGTACCACCCCTCTTCAAGCAGTGCCACTCCGCCCCTAAACGGCAAAATCAATATTCTTTATTGCCGGAATCCAAGCTAGGGCAAATGCCTCCGTCCTAGACTTGTATTCGGTCACTATTCATGTGTTTTCGGTGAGACTGAGAGTATAGTGTGTCATTAATTTAGCACTCAGATCTCTCTCTAGGGGATTAAGCTAGATCTCAAGACAGAGAGAGTTCTGGCCCACGGGGTCAGTATAAAAGCTTCCTGCCTCCCTTTCCGTAACTCCTCGCGTAACTCTTCTTcccagaaataaaaaaaataatgactgaCTGGTATCAGCGAGCGcttgtttttatctctcgccATCTGGTGTTATGAAATGTCTTGATCAACTTCAAAGCGAACAGAAGAAGAGAAAACGTGTCGTCTGATCTTACGCAGAAAACGTCTCTTTAAAAATTACCACGTGAATTGTTGCTTAAATCTCAAGAACACTATACCAACTCGCTGTAAAGTGAACGCAATTAACTATGAGTATAAGACAATGTTAAGATATAAGGTCTAAGTTTGATAGTCATCCTTTGGAGAAGGTCAGGTACAGCGTCCCTGATTGTTTAACCCTTGCTTTAACTCCTATTAATACACACAAACTTTATTACCTATACACACATGAAGCTTAAAATACATCGACATCTTTGTGGGCGTgtgggttggggggggggggggggggtagtctAAGAAGTGAAGCGCTATTTCAGTATGCAGGACTCAGGGTTATGGGATCCTGCAGTAACCTTTAAGTCGATTGTCTTGACTAGTTGAATCACTTATCCGCCTTTTTCACCCCAAAAGCCCATCCCAttttttttcgatcaaattgATCATGATTAACTGTAAGAAGAGTCGCACCAATAATCGGTTACAACAAAAAGTGCTgcggattttttaaaacaactacGCGCGTACATGTTTTCATAGCCCAGTACAATATAAAGAGGCTATGTCCTTCTGCTCTTTGCTATCCCCAGTTTTTAAAGGCTAAAACAtgtcttcgcatcaattgatTTCAAAACGTCATGGTCCAATTAAGGCTATACTATCGGCAATGAAACTGTTGCCCTGTTGTCTGTTTCTAAGAATGGCAAGGATGAACATATGaataaaaacttgaagaaactgggccgactttttcaagttttaaaagttttaaaagttttctaatGAAATTTGACAAATGTTTCATGTCTTCCTCATAACTCCACAGAAGCATTTTTATGAATGGGTAAATGCACCAAGTAATGACTTCAGATAATCGAATTCACAAAAAAGTTTGTGAAACGTATAAACGCCTTCATCTGGATTATGTTTATGCTTATtaggaaaacaacaatttaCGACTAGACTTATCCCTGGTATTCTTATCTAATAAACAGCCTAATGAGACGGGGAAATGAGCTTTTTCTCGCCCTTCGTGCTGGTTCTCGCAGTCCGTGCTCGCACGCTAAAGAAGAGACGAAGCCTGTGGACAGGCTAGGTTTTAGTGGGATAGATCATGCAAGATATGTAAAATATCTCTAATGCATCAGGTGAGAAGTTTATCTCGTACTCAGATCTCTTATTGACGGCTTCGTCAACAAgcgatctgggtacgagataagTGAGAAGTCAGCTTAGGGCCGAAACCCCGCCAGGAATGTGTTCCGGCCGAACCAGTAATGAGGTGAAGTCTGAGTACCAGCAGGGCAGGGCAGGGCTCCTGCCGCAACAGTCTCCAAACTCCAAAGTGCCGTTAACTTTTCAGGCCCTAAAGCCctaaatcaaatattcaaatcacaTTATAGAATTAATAtcaaagtggaatggttatgaaacccgttagactcctttgttatgtgtttttgttagctttttttattgtacctgaccgtgcacaaagTTCattagcattcctatcattttgaaattACTGAAGAATAGAAACATCGCGTTACTTTATTCAGTTATAATttgagaacaaaaaacaaaggattgtgcactgcACTCCTCTACCCTAACTAGTCCAGCTATGTTGAAATAGTAAAACAAACCAGGCAAACTATTCTAATAACAGATTTCAGACAATTGAATATTTAGGGAttctaaaaaaggcaaaaagcaaaaacaacaacaacaacaataaaaaagcaattaatAGGAAGTTTAAAGTTATATTAAATGCATTGCTTTGCTCTCAGATTTAATGGTAATAAATATGATAGTTTGTGTCATCTTGCATTTAGCGGGATGGGTCAAGATAAAATACCTCCACCTCATCAGGTGAGAAGTACCAAGTCCCGGCCAGGACTGTGTGCCTGTTCTGCACTGCAGGTGGAGTAGGGTAGTAATAGCCTAAGACTGCTTCTGACAAACTGTTACCGTCGGCGTTATCTGTAATTATGACGTCAATTCCAAAATATGGACCAAATTGTGAATTCCTGTAAATTGCCCAATCTGTGATTCCTTTCTCCACCTGGCTCACAAACGGTGCCAAGCCTTCATTATTGTTCAGCGAAAAAATAAACGCTTCAGAAGAAGCGCTCCAGTTGCCACTGGATTCTGAGAaaccaaaagtaaataaaacaaaaaaaaaatcatatgctTTCACGTTTGcttcaataaaaaaatggatttaaagTTTGAATTCATTTTATTACCAATATGTATCTTTTTCTTTCGTCAGACAATATAACAGCCCATTTCCACGATCAAAAATGTCGTCATTTTTCTATAGCCACCAGAATTCACTTTGCTTTTGCCTTCTTATTTAAACGAATAAAATATATTGAATAAATCCAATTGAGGTAAAGGTAATTGACGATAGCCCTAACAATTGAAcaggaaaacaacaaactgaaggcTTCAAGTTGTTTTAGCAAGCATTGCACTTTTAAGGCCATTAAATTTCTTAGTGGTGCGATAACTTCCGAGGTTAACAAGGTGCtctgttatcaatgctgcgttctgattggttgagctttTCGCGTTCCCAGTGTCGTAGACGCGTGGCGTTAGGCACTGGAGTTCGCCAGGTCAACCACAGTGAAGCACTAGGCGGTCAGCAAGATTCAATGACGTTTATTAAAATCAGGCTAGTCCGACTATTTACAGCACTTGCGGTGAAAACTAGAAAGAAACGTGCGATTTTTACgtcagaagaaaagaaaactaagatAATGCTCCGTGcacgaaaaaagaaagaaaaacaaactactgAATTACAAGCGTGACTTACGTCTGATCTTGACTCCAGGGGTTAAAAGAACTCCAAATCTCCTACAGTTGTAATAACTCCGAAAGTTCTCCAAAAGCTCCTTACACTGTGATGGACTTCTTACAACTGAATAAACGTGCTTAGGAAAAGAATAATCTAACGCATGCCTTCTGacgtaaaggaaataaaactgaataaagctTTGTACGCCTAGCCAAAAAACGGATATACGATGATCatgcaataaaataatcaatgttacaatcacgaaagaaaaaagagtccTTGAATGTAACTAATTAAAATGTCATATCTCGCGGATAACGTGACACTCCTCGCCCAAGGATCTCTGATCCTTGCTCCTGTTTAATTATCTTCTGTGTTTAGGGAAACTACTCCGCTGGTGCGGGTACCAGAAGGACAAGCTCCTTAATTGGTCGCAGAAACGTCTTCTTTGCAGCGCCTCTCACTATCTCAACTTGGGCCTTTCTTACTCGTCCGTCATCACTCTCAATGGCTTCTGAAATTCTTCCGATGGGCCAGTCATTTCTGTAAGCTCCCTCCTCTTTTACAAGAACTATGTCTCCTGTGCGTAGATTTCTCTTCGGCTCCTCCCACTTGGTCCTGGTCTGCATGCTTTGAAGGTACTCGCGCCTCCATCGTATCCAGAATTGGTCCGCGAGGTACTGGACACGTCTCCAACGGCGTCGTGCGTAGACGTCAGGTGGAACAAAGTTGCCAGGTGGCGGGCCAAGTGGGCGTGTCTTCATAGTCAAAAGCATAGAGGGTGACAGCGGTTGAGGTTCATCTGCATCTGTTGGTATAGCAGATATAGGGCGGGCGTTGACTATCGCGGTCACCTCTGCCATAAGCTTTACGAGTAGTTCGTGTGTAAGTTGATGACTGCCAAGCTCCGCAAACATCGCTTCTAATAGATGGCGAATGGTGCCTATCTGGCGCTCCCAAGCGCCACCAAAATGTGAGGCATGTGATGGGTTGAAGATCCACTCGCGCCCATGGTTCTTTACGTAGCCTTTCACTTGACGTTGGTCCATCTCTCTCAGGGCGTCTCCCAGCTCCGACTTTCCACCAATGAAATTGGTACCCCGATCGCACCTGAGAATGGAAACAGGACCGCGAAGTGCAAAGAATCTGCTCAGAGCGCAGATGAAGGAACTAGCATCCATGGACTCCAGTAGTTCGATGTGGATCGCTCTGCTACTTAGACAAGTGAACACTAGTCCCCAGCGTTTGGAGTTGGCTGCGCCTCCGCGTGTCTTCCTAGAACGTATCATCCAGGGGCCGAAAACGTCGAACCCAACGTTTGTGAAGGGAGGGGCTACTTCTGTTCTGTCTGCTGGTAGGTCGGCCATACGCTGTTGTATCACTGGTCCTCTCAATTTCTTGCATGTAACACACTTGTTTAACTCCCGTGCTACAGTATTGTGGCCTCCAATCAACCAGTACCCAGCTTGGCGGATGGTACCGTGCGTAATCTGACGACCTTGGTGGTGGACTTGTCTGTGGTAGTGACGTGTTATCAGATCAGCAACGTGGTTTTTCTTCGGTATCAGAACGGGGTGCTTTTCTCCAAACTCTAAAGTAGCGCGTCGAAGACGGCCGCCGACTCGTAGAATACCATTATTATCCACAAAGGGGTCTAAACGGTACAGCTTCGAACTCTTTGGAACAGTCTCCGGTTCGTTGCTCTCTGCAATCCTTCGGTCTGACTTCAATTCTTCTGAAAGGCTTTCACTTTGTACGGCGCAAATTATTACTGTCATGGCCTCCTGAAGTTCCTTTGCTGTTGGCTGCCGCATCAGTTTTGTGTTCTTGCTGCTTGATATTTTCGACTCAATCTCTTCCCGACTCTTGTTCTTTCTCCGTTTGAACTCCCTGATAACTACTATCAAATTTGCGATTGCACGTTGCAAGGAACGAAGGCTCGAAAATCGTGAGAACCTGTCTGCTCCAAGACCATGGTGTTTGCTGGTTTGCGTTTTCAGGCTCACGGTGTTCTTTCGTACTTCCGGATCGTCCCTATTTAGTGGAATCTCGTCCTCTTCATCTTCTGCTGCTGTTCTGTTTGGGTCTCTTAAGAAGCTTGGTCCGGTTAACCAATCCGATCCTTTGAGACTTTGCGCATTCAGGCAACGTGTACTCAGGTCTGCAGGGTTCTCGCTCGTATCGATATACTTCCACTGCTTGGGGCTGGAAATCTTCCGGATTGTTTGTACACGGTTAGCGACGTAAACATAGAACCTCCGGCTCTCGTTTTGGATGTAACCGAGGACGACCTTTGAGTCCGTGTAAAAGGTGATCTGGTTAATCTCCATGTCTATCTCCTTTACGATCTTGTTTACTGCTTGCGAGGCAAGGACAGCGGCACACAACTCTAGGCGGGGGATGCTTGTGGTCTGAGCAGGTGCTACCTTTGATTGACCGAAGAGCAAGGCCGTGCAGATTTCTCCTCTATCGTTAAAGAGTCTTAGGTAAATTGAAGCTCCAATCGCGTCCTTGCTGGCGTCCGAAAAGGCGTGAATTTCTCTTCTTACGATTGTCCCGAAACCAGGTGGGTGGTAGCAGCGGGGTACTGAAACGTTCTCCAAATGaggaagcgaatttctccaacgTTGCCACTGCGACAATAGCGTGTCTGGTAGAGGGTCGTCCCATCCTAATGCTTTTtccttattgtttttcttccccAAGAGTACTAGCTGCTGAAGCAATAACTTCCCTTCAAGTAGGACTGGCACTGCGAGGCCTAGTGGATCATAAATTGAATTCACGACCGATAGTACTCCTCTTCGCGTGAATGGCTTTTCGGGAAGGCAGACCTTGAACGTGAAGGTGTCTTCCTCAAGGTTCCAGTAGACTCCTAGAGAGCGTTGTGCGGGAAGGCTATCGTGCCGAAGATCTAGATCTCGTACTCCCTTTCCTCTGTCTTCGGCTGGGAACGCCTCCATGACTTCAACTGAGTTGGATACGACCTTATGAAGCTTTAGGTTAGCGGTGGCTAACATTTCTTGAGTCGCGGTGACAAGATCGATTGCTTCTTTGGTAGTGGGCCGTGATGCCAAGCCGTCGTCAACGTAGAAGTTACGATGCACAAATTCGGTTGCATTTTCTCCAAACTCCTCCTCGCCGTCAGCTGCGGTCTTTCTTAAACCAAACGTAGCAACTGCTGGGCTTGGTCCATTTCCAAAGAGGTGAACATTCATTCGGTACTCTATTATCCGTTTGCCGGGTGTATTGTCTTCGTACCAGAGAAAACGAAGGAAGTCTCTGTGCTCTGGATCAACGTGAAAGGAATGGAACATCTGCTCTATGTCACACATGACAGCTGTTGTCTCCCTCCGAAAGCGAAATAGAACTCCTAACAGGCTGTTCATGAGATCTGGACCCGATAACAGCTCTCCGTTCAGCGACACACCTTCGTATTCGGCTGAAGAGTCAAAGACCACTCTGATTTGAGTTGGTTTCTTCGGGTGGTAAACCCCAAAGTGCGGAAGGTACCACACCCGACCGGACTGGGGCTTAGTAATTTCTTCTATTGGTACCGGGGAGGCGTGGCCTTTTTCGATGATCTTCCCCATGAACTCCACGTAGTCTTTTGCCATCTGAGGCTTTCTTTTTAAGGTGCGGATGAGGCCATTTAAGCGGTTGACTGCTTGACTCCGATTGTTTGGCAAATGAAGATCTTTACGGCGGAAGGGTAGGGGCATTTCCCAGTTCCCTTGTTCGTTTTTATGTACGCCAGTCTCCATGATATCTAAGAATTTGCGATCTTCGCAGGATAAGCTAACATCGTTATCCTCCCGACTCGTAAAGAACACGTTGTCCGCTAggtctctcttttgctcgaGAAAGCTCTCTTTTACTGTAAACTGGTTAGGGCATGGCAGGAATTCGTAATTGTTTGTCTCCGTCGACTTCTCCCTCGAATCGGCCGCGAGGAGACTGGTGCGGCAGGCGCGCACGTGCACGGGTCCCCCGACAAGGTCTAGGCACATCTGTCCGATTATCGTCCAGCCTAAAGATGTCTTTTGAGCCCACGGGGCTCCTTTCGGCCCGTTTCTGAACTCCCTCACTTTAAGCAACTCTGGGGCATCTCGTCCGATAAGCAGGTGAATTTCGGCATTTTCATCGAGCTGCGGGATTTCGTTCGCGATATCGCTGAGGTGTGGGAATCTCCTCGCCATCTCCGGTGTTGGAATCTCTTGTTTATCGCGAGGGATGTTATTGCATTCGATGAGGGTGGGCAGTTCTGACTCCGTTCCCTTTAAGGATTTAAGGACTACACCTGTCACGCGTCGTCCATACTTTGCCTCTTTCTCGCCGCTGCATGTAGTTAGGTAATATTTTTCTTCTGGGCCGGTTGCTCCTAATTCATCGGCAAGTTCGCTGGTGATTAAGGACGAGTTGCTTTGATCGTCAATAATCGCATAGACTCTACAAATACTTTTCGGTCTCTCTTTGCTGACGACATCAACCAGTACTAGTTTACTGCATGAGACGCCGCCCTCGCTAGCTCCACACAGGGACGTGCATTTCGTGTCGACCGAATCTCCACCTTCGGGTTTCTTCAGCTTCTCTTTGTGGAGGAGTGCGTTGTGACGTTTGTCCTTGCATATACTGCATTTGATCGTTTGTCTGCAATCCTTTGCTCTGTGGCCTTCGGACAGACAGCGATAGCAAAGTCCAGCCTGAAGGATCCATTCAGTCTTCTCCTCTAATGTTTTTGCAGCGAAGGCTTTGCACTCCTCTAAGCTGTGTCCGTCTCTGTCGTGGAATGGGCACCGTTTTGTCTCCCTTTCTCTTGTTGGTGCGTTTGAATCATTGGGGTCAGTGTGTGTTTTAAGCGCCTTTTTGTTCTGTCCTGCGCGACTCGGCGTTTGGATAGGAGGATTGACAAGTCTAGCTCCGATGTTAATGTTTGGATTGTTTTTTATCCTAGCATGTTTTTGAACAACTTCCGAGAAAACGTGAAAGCCAGGATAGGCGTCTCCATTGTTCTCCGAGAATTTAGCTAGTTCTTTCTCCCATTTCCCGCGAAGCGACGGTGGTAGCTTAGCTGCGATCGGTTGTATTGCATTGGGGAAGTTGAGACACGCGAGGCCAGGCAGGCAGGATATTTGGCTGGTTACATCGGCGCAGAGGTCGGCAAATTCTTGAAGcttgtcattttcactttctctGAACGCGGCAAGCACGTGCATTCGCTCCAGTAGTGCATTAGTAATTGTCGCTGCGCTGCCGAAACGCCTCTCCAATTCCGCCCAGAGGTTTTTCAATAGCCCACAGGGGTCATGATGTTTCCTTTTTCGATAATTGTCAACAAGTTTTTGAGGCTCTCCGCTTGTAAAACTACGCAGGTAGTTTATCTCTTGGACGGGGGATACGCTGACATCCGTTATCATGGCTTTAAACGCTGCTTTCCACGGGTGAAAAAGCGTGGGGTCCCCGCTAAAAACGTCAGGGTGGCATTTAGGCAGATTTTGACGCGCGAGTCCGGCGACAATTTGCTGGTTTACCGATGTCAATGTCTCAATTAGCTGGCTTCCGGTGACGTCTATTAAGGGGGTTGATGTGCTAATTGGCTCTCTATTAAAGGGAGTATCTTGTTGCGCTTTCTTATTTGGCAGATCTTGACTGAAAGATTGACTTTTCGGTACTACTGAAGGCGATAAAGGCTTTGATTGTTCTAAGGCATTTGACGATTCATGTGTACGTCCGGGGCGTGATCGATAATCCGCGGGTGGGGGATTAAGCGTGCGAGAGGAATGAACCCATTGTGAAGTGCGCTCTTCGTTTTTTATTCCGGGAACTTCAAGTGATGGCAATTCGGAATCTCTCTCCAACTCCTGTTCTAATAGGGCTTCCTCAAATACTTTTAGCTTCGCATTTGCTACAGCGGCTTTTTTATCTGCTCCTAGAATCTTTAACTCCTTTTCGTATCGCGCTTTTTCTTGTTGCCGAATCCTTTCCGCCTCGGCGTCACGCGTTCTGCGCTCGAGCTCTTTTTCTGCTATGAGGCGCGTGTACTGAGCTTCTTGACTTGCGGCTCTCGCATCGGCTAGTGCTTGCAATCT encodes the following:
- the LOC140946586 gene encoding uncharacterized protein; its protein translation is METGVHKNEQGNWEMPLPFRRKDLHLPNNRSQAVNRLNGLIRTLKRKPQMAKDYVEFMGKIIEKGHASPVPIEEITKPQSGRVWYLPHFGVYHPKKPTQIRVVFDSSAEYEGVSLNGELLSGPDLMNSLLGVLFRFRRETTAVMCDIEQMFHSFHVDPEHRDFLRFLWYEDNTPGKRIIEYRMNVHLFGNGPSPAVATFGLRKTAADGEEEFGENATEFVHRNFYVDDGLASRPTTKEAIDLVTATQEMLATANLKLHKVVSNSVEVMEAFPAEDRGKGVRDLDLRHDSLPAQRSLGVYWNLEEDTFTFKVCLPEKPFTRRGVLSVVNSIYDPLGLAVPVLLEGKLLLQQLVLLGKKNNKEKALGWDDPLPDTLLSQWQRWRNSLPHLENVSVPRCYHPPGFGTIVRREIHAFSDASKDAIGASIYLRLFNDRGEICTALLFGQSKVAPAQTTSIPRLELCAAVLASQAVNKIVKEIDMEINQITFYTDSKVVLGYIQNESRRFYVYVANRVQTIRKISSPKQWKYIDTSENPADLSTRCLNAQSLKGSDWLTGPSFLRDPNRTAAEDEEDEIPLNRDDPEVRKNTVSLKTQTSKHHGLGADRFSRFSSLRSLQRAIANLIVVIREFKRRKNKSREEIESKISSSKNTKLMRQPTAKELQEAMTVIICAVQSESLSEELKSDRRIAESNEPETVPKSSKLYRLDPFVDNNGILRVGGRLRRATLEFGEKHPVLIPKKNHVADLITRHYHRQVHHQGRQITHGTIRQAGYWLIGGHNTVARELNKCVTCKKLRGPVIQQRMADLPADRTEVAPPFTNVGFDVFGPWMIRSRKTRGGAANSKRWGLVFTCLSSRAIHIELLESMDASSFICALSRFFALRGPVSILRCDRGTNFIGGKSELGDALREMDQRQVKGYVKNHGREWIFNPSHASHFGGAWERQIGTIRHLLEAMFAELGSHQLTHELLVKLMAEVTAIVNARPISAIPTDADEPQPLSPSMLLTMKTRPLGPPPGNFVPPDVYARRRWRRVQYLADQFWIRWRREYLQSMQTRTKWEEPKRNLRTGDIVLVKEEGAYRNDWPIGRISEAIESDDGRVRKAQVEIVRGAAKKTFLRPIKELVLLVPAPAE